The following proteins are encoded in a genomic region of Myxococcota bacterium:
- a CDS encoding dienelactone hydrolase family protein, with product MALHTERVTIPVDGAQMGGYLARPEGDASLPGVIVFMEIFGINSHIRDVVERVAAEGYVVLAPDFFHRTGPGVEYGYDDDGMSKGMELLGQLDADEMIADATASEAFLRGRSDVSDKLGAMGFCIGGHMAYLAACETGVAATASFYGGGIAAPQGMGGKSSTVSRTPKIRGKIVCLFGAEDGMIPEDQVATIKSALGSGNVDSEVVV from the coding sequence ATGGCGCTGCACACCGAACGCGTGACGATCCCGGTCGACGGGGCCCAGATGGGCGGCTACCTCGCCCGGCCCGAAGGCGACGCCAGCCTGCCGGGCGTGATCGTGTTCATGGAGATCTTTGGCATCAACTCCCACATTCGCGACGTAGTCGAGCGCGTGGCGGCCGAGGGCTACGTGGTGCTGGCGCCCGACTTCTTCCACCGCACCGGCCCCGGCGTCGAGTACGGCTACGACGACGACGGCATGTCGAAGGGCATGGAGCTCTTGGGACAGCTCGACGCCGACGAGATGATCGCCGACGCGACGGCCTCCGAAGCGTTCCTGCGCGGTCGTTCCGACGTGAGCGACAAGCTGGGCGCGATGGGCTTCTGCATCGGCGGTCACATGGCCTACCTGGCCGCCTGTGAGACGGGTGTCGCGGCCACGGCGAGCTTCTACGGCGGCGGGATCGCCGCACCCCAGGGCATGGGGGGCAAGTCGTCGACGGTGAGCCGCACGCCGAAGATCCGCGGCAAGATCGTCTGCCTGTTCGGCGCCGAGGACGGCATGATCCCCGAAGACCAGGTCGCCACGATCAAGTCGGCCCTGGGCTCGGGGAACGTGGACTCCGAGGTGGTCGT